A genomic stretch from Streptomyces venezuelae ATCC 10712 includes:
- the eda gene encoding bifunctional 4-hydroxy-2-oxoglutarate aldolase/2-dehydro-3-deoxy-phosphogluconate aldolase, which produces MTSVFALAPETPVPVVPVVVIEDAADAVPLARALVTGGLPLIEVTLRTPAALDAVRAIAAEVPDAVVGAGTVVSAAGVADAVGAGARFLVSPGWTERLLGAMRASGVPFLPGVSTTSEVVALLEQGVHDMKFFPAEAAGGVPYLKSLAGPLPQARFCPTGGVSLASAPSYLSLPNVGCVGGTWMLPPDALAARDWGRVEALAREAAALGEPFTVRSR; this is translated from the coding sequence ATGACGAGCGTCTTCGCCCTTGCCCCGGAAACCCCCGTCCCGGTCGTCCCGGTGGTCGTGATCGAGGACGCCGCCGACGCCGTCCCCCTGGCCCGCGCCCTGGTGACCGGCGGCCTGCCGCTCATCGAGGTCACCCTGCGCACCCCGGCCGCGCTCGACGCCGTACGCGCGATCGCGGCCGAGGTGCCCGACGCGGTCGTCGGCGCGGGCACCGTCGTCTCGGCGGCGGGGGTCGCGGACGCGGTCGGCGCCGGGGCGCGGTTCCTGGTCAGCCCGGGGTGGACCGAGCGGCTGCTCGGGGCGATGCGCGCGTCGGGCGTACCGTTCCTGCCCGGGGTGTCGACGACCTCGGAGGTCGTGGCGCTGCTCGAACAGGGCGTGCACGACATGAAGTTCTTCCCGGCCGAGGCGGCCGGCGGCGTCCCGTATCTGAAGTCCCTCGCCGGACCGCTCCCCCAGGCCCGCTTCTGCCCGACCGGCGGCGTCTCCCTCGCCTCCGCCCCCTCCTACCTGTCCCTGCCGAACGTCGGCTGCGTCGGCGGTACGTGGATGCTGCCGCCCGACGCCCTCGCGGCCCGCGACTGGGGCCGGGTGGAGGCGCTGGCACGGGAGGCGGCGGCGCTGGGAGAGCCCTTCACCGTACGGTCCCGGTGA
- a CDS encoding GNAT family N-acetyltransferase, whose amino-acid sequence MTWHFTEDPAVFRAGAAALLAAEPARNTAVLTLMDTADRLGWWTEPDGRVTGVLAVSPPRVPALGVVTVEAARALAALDGEEEEEATAVRGETAAVEAFAEATGRPWEPTVRMRLFRLGTLTPPDPAPAGRARVAGPADVPLAAAWAREFSRDIGEDPTDDPDAFTELVTDRISGGRLLLWEDPEGRPVSTASVSRTIEGQARVSLVYTPPTARGHGYAAGVTTAVSRRALEAGAEQVLLFTDLANPTSNALYQRLGYRPVTDHLGVKFTGTVR is encoded by the coding sequence ATGACGTGGCACTTCACCGAGGACCCGGCCGTCTTCCGGGCGGGCGCCGCGGCCCTGCTCGCCGCCGAGCCCGCCCGCAACACCGCCGTCCTCACCCTCATGGACACCGCGGACCGCCTGGGCTGGTGGACCGAGCCGGACGGCCGCGTCACCGGGGTCCTCGCGGTCTCCCCACCGCGCGTGCCCGCCCTCGGGGTGGTCACGGTGGAGGCGGCCCGCGCCCTCGCGGCACTCGACGGCGAGGAGGAGGAGGAGGCGACGGCGGTGCGGGGCGAGACGGCGGCCGTCGAAGCCTTCGCCGAGGCCACCGGCCGCCCCTGGGAGCCCACCGTCCGGATGCGGCTCTTCCGGCTCGGCACCCTCACCCCGCCGGACCCCGCGCCCGCCGGACGCGCCCGGGTCGCGGGCCCCGCCGACGTCCCGCTCGCCGCAGCGTGGGCGCGGGAGTTCTCCCGGGACATCGGCGAGGACCCCACGGACGACCCGGACGCCTTCACGGAACTGGTCACGGACCGGATCTCCGGAGGCCGGCTGCTGCTCTGGGAGGATCCCGAGGGGCGCCCGGTGTCGACGGCGAGCGTCTCCCGCACGATCGAGGGCCAGGCCCGCGTCTCTCTCGTCTACACCCCGCCGACCGCCCGCGGGCACGGTTACGCGGCCGGGGTCACCACGGCCGTCAGCCGCCGCGCCCTGGAGGCCGGAGCCGAACAGGTGCTGCTCTTCACGGACCTCGCCAACCCCACCAGCAACGCCCTCTACCAGCGCCTCGGCTATCGCCCGGTGACCGACCACCTGGGCGTGAAGTTCACCGGGACCGTACGGTGA
- a CDS encoding bifunctional RNase H/acid phosphatase translates to MTASSSREVIVEADGGSRGNPGPAGYGAVVLDPVTGETLAEAAEYIGVATNNVAEYKGLVAGLKAARELFPDATVHVRMDSKLVVEQMSGRWKIKHPDMKPLAAEAGRVFPAGRVRYEWIPRERNKHADRLANEAMDAGKLGRAWEPSASTAALDSAAARNAATLPPSGPPGDATAGAARARAALATAGGLEPGGTRTAPGGTHPAPGGGTAPGGGTGTGAWPGAVSRPTTPDVQTGPGTGAADGLFAAEEAAPPATASGDFEAEAAAARPAALQPPPAAAPRQGWSGGPDMGAPATFVLLRHGETALTPEKRFSGSGGTDPELSPAGLRQAEAVAEALAARGTVQEIVSSPLTRCRQTAAAVAARLGLDVRVEQGLRETDFGAWEGLTFREVRERYAEDLDAWLASPKAAPTGGGESFATVARRVAATRDRLTAAYAGRTVLLVTHVTPIKTLVRLALGAPPESLFRMELSAASISAVAYYADGNASVRLLNDTSHLR, encoded by the coding sequence ATGACGGCTTCGTCTTCGCGTGAGGTGATCGTCGAGGCGGACGGCGGTTCCCGGGGCAACCCGGGGCCCGCCGGGTACGGCGCCGTCGTCCTGGACCCGGTGACGGGCGAGACGCTCGCGGAGGCCGCCGAGTACATCGGCGTGGCGACGAACAACGTCGCCGAGTACAAGGGCCTGGTGGCCGGCCTGAAGGCGGCGCGGGAACTCTTCCCCGATGCCACCGTCCACGTCCGGATGGACTCCAAGCTGGTCGTCGAGCAGATGTCCGGCCGCTGGAAGATCAAGCACCCGGACATGAAGCCGCTGGCGGCCGAGGCGGGCCGGGTCTTCCCGGCGGGCCGGGTGCGTTACGAGTGGATCCCGCGCGAGCGCAACAAGCACGCGGACCGGCTGGCGAACGAGGCGATGGACGCGGGCAAGCTCGGCCGCGCGTGGGAGCCGTCCGCGTCGACCGCCGCCCTGGACTCGGCGGCCGCCCGCAACGCCGCGACCCTCCCGCCGTCGGGCCCGCCGGGCGACGCGACGGCGGGCGCGGCCCGCGCACGCGCCGCGCTCGCGACCGCCGGAGGCCTGGAACCGGGCGGTACGCGTACGGCCCCGGGCGGTACGCATCCGGCCCCGGGCGGCGGTACGGCCCCGGGCGGCGGTACGGGCACGGGTGCCTGGCCGGGCGCGGTGTCGCGCCCGACGACCCCGGACGTTCAGACCGGTCCGGGCACCGGCGCGGCGGACGGCCTGTTCGCCGCCGAGGAGGCGGCTCCGCCCGCGACGGCCTCCGGCGACTTCGAGGCCGAGGCGGCCGCCGCGCGGCCCGCCGCCCTCCAGCCGCCGCCCGCCGCCGCCCCCCGCCAGGGCTGGTCCGGTGGGCCCGACATGGGGGCGCCCGCCACGTTCGTCCTGCTGCGGCACGGCGAGACCGCCCTCACCCCCGAGAAGCGGTTCTCCGGGAGCGGGGGGACCGACCCCGAGCTGTCGCCGGCCGGGCTGCGGCAGGCCGAGGCCGTCGCGGAGGCGCTGGCCGCCCGCGGCACCGTCCAGGAGATCGTCAGCTCGCCGCTCACCCGCTGCCGCCAGACCGCCGCCGCCGTCGCCGCCCGCCTCGGGCTCGACGTGCGCGTCGAGCAGGGGCTGCGCGAGACCGACTTCGGCGCCTGGGAGGGGCTGACGTTCCGCGAGGTGCGCGAGCGGTACGCCGAGGACCTCGACGCCTGGCTGGCCTCCCCGAAGGCCGCGCCGACCGGCGGGGGCGAGAGCTTCGCGACCGTCGCCCGGCGGGTCGCCGCGACCCGGGACCGGCTGACCGCCGCCTACGCGGGCCGCACGGTCCTCCTCGTCACCCACGTCACGCCGATCAAGACCCTGGTCCGGCTCGCGCTCGGCGCCCCGCCGGAGTCGCTGTTCCGGATGGAGCTGTCGGCCGCGTCGATCTCCGCGGTGGCGTACTACGCCGACGGCAACGCGTCCGTCCGCCTCCTCAACGACACCTCCCACCTCCGGTAG
- a CDS encoding zinc ribbon domain-containing protein yields the protein MNAAPADQIRLLDVQSLDVRLQQLAHKRRSLPEHAEIESLTKDLTQLRDLLVAAQTEESDCGREQTKAEQDVDQVRQRAARDQQRLDSGAVSSPKDLENLQREIVSLAKRQGDLEEIVLEVMERRESVQERLAELTERVGAVQSKVDDATARRDAAQAELDSESASVTKERELVAGSVPADLLKLYEKLREQQGGVGAARLYQRKCEGCHIELNITELNEVRAAAKDAVVRCENCRRILVRTSESGL from the coding sequence CTGAACGCCGCGCCCGCCGACCAGATCCGCCTCCTGGACGTCCAGTCCCTGGACGTCCGCCTCCAGCAGCTCGCGCACAAGCGCCGCTCGCTGCCCGAGCACGCCGAGATCGAGTCGCTGACCAAGGACCTCACCCAGCTGCGCGACCTGCTCGTCGCCGCGCAGACCGAGGAGAGCGACTGCGGCCGCGAGCAGACCAAGGCCGAGCAGGACGTCGACCAGGTCCGCCAGCGGGCCGCCCGCGACCAGCAGCGCCTCGACTCCGGTGCCGTGTCCTCCCCGAAGGACCTGGAGAACCTGCAGCGCGAGATCGTCTCCCTCGCCAAGCGCCAGGGCGACCTGGAGGAGATCGTCCTGGAGGTCATGGAGCGCCGCGAGTCCGTGCAGGAGCGCCTCGCCGAGCTGACCGAGCGGGTCGGCGCCGTGCAGAGCAAGGTCGACGACGCCACCGCGCGCCGCGACGCCGCGCAGGCCGAGCTGGACTCCGAGTCCGCCTCCGTCACCAAGGAGCGCGAGCTCGTCGCGGGCTCCGTCCCGGCCGACCTCCTGAAGCTGTACGAGAAGCTGCGCGAGCAGCAGGGCGGCGTGGGCGCGGCCCGGCTGTACCAGCGCAAGTGCGAGGGCTGCCACATCGAGCTCAACATCACCGAGCTCAACGAGGTCCGCGCCGCCGCCAAGGACGCCGTCGTCCGCTGTGAGAACTGCCGCCGCATCCTGGTCCGCACCTCGGAGTCCGGCCTGTAA
- a CDS encoding Nif3-like dinuclear metal center hexameric protein — protein sequence MPRLSEVIAALDALWPPERAESWDAVGTVCGDPDAGITRVLFAVDPVQEIADEAIALGADLIVTHHPLYLRGTTTVAAGHFKGRVVHTLIKHDIALHVAHTNADTADPGVSDALAGALDLRVTGPLVPETGLGRICELDHPETLAEFAARAAKRLPATAQGIRVAGDPGMTVRRVAVSGGSGDSLFDAVRAAGVDAFLTADLRHHPVSEATQQSPLGLVDAAHWATEWPWCEQAAAQLDEISDRHGWGLRVHVSKTVTDPWSSHYTSPGAPN from the coding sequence GTGCCCCGTCTGTCTGAAGTCATCGCCGCGCTCGACGCCCTCTGGCCCCCGGAGCGGGCCGAGTCCTGGGACGCGGTCGGGACCGTCTGCGGCGACCCCGACGCCGGGATCACCCGGGTGCTCTTCGCCGTCGACCCCGTCCAGGAGATCGCCGACGAGGCGATCGCCCTCGGCGCCGACCTGATCGTCACCCACCACCCGCTCTATCTGCGCGGGACGACGACCGTCGCCGCCGGCCACTTCAAGGGCCGCGTCGTGCATACGCTCATCAAGCACGACATCGCCCTGCACGTCGCGCACACCAACGCCGACACCGCCGACCCCGGCGTCTCCGACGCCCTCGCCGGCGCCCTCGACCTCCGCGTCACCGGCCCCCTCGTCCCCGAGACCGGTCTCGGCCGGATCTGCGAGCTCGACCACCCCGAGACCCTCGCCGAGTTCGCCGCCCGCGCGGCGAAGCGGCTGCCGGCCACCGCGCAGGGCATCCGGGTCGCGGGCGACCCCGGCATGACCGTGCGCCGCGTCGCCGTCAGCGGCGGCTCCGGCGACAGCCTCTTCGACGCCGTACGGGCCGCGGGCGTGGACGCCTTCCTCACCGCCGACCTGCGCCACCACCCCGTCTCCGAGGCCACGCAACAGTCCCCGCTGGGCCTGGTCGACGCCGCCCACTGGGCCACCGAATGGCCCTGGTGCGAGCAGGCCGCCGCCCAGCTCGACGAGATTTCCGACCGCCACGGCTGGGGCCTCCGGGTCCACGTCTCGAAGACGGTCACCGACCCCTGGTCCTCCCACTACACCTCCCCTGGAGCCCCCAACTGA